GTCGCCTTCTTCGAGACCAGGGCCAGAAAGCGCCGGAAGTCGTCGTCGTAGGTGGCCCGTTCGAGCATCTCGTTGACGACTTCGTTCAGTTCCTCGCGCTCGATTGGCTTGACGAGGTACTCGTCGAACCCCATGTCGATGATGTCGAAGTCGGGGTCGACGGCGGTGAGCATCACGACCCGGCAGTCGAGCTGGCGGGACTCGATCTCCTCGAGGACGGCGTCGCCGGAGACTTCCGGCATCCGCCGGTCGAGCAGGACGACGTCGACGCCCTCGTCGAGTTCGTCCAGCGCCTCCTTCCCGTCGTACGCGGTCCGGACGTCGTACTCGTCCGAGAGAAAGGCGGTGTAGGTGTTCGCGATAGCCCTGTTGTCGTCCACGACGAGGACGACCGGTGATCCCTGACTCATCTCTCTATCACGCCGTACTGGCAGGCCCCCAACGACACAGCGGATTCGCGAACCATCCTTGTTCGCCGTATGACCGCAAGTCAAGAAATAGATTGGGGGAAATACGGGGTCCGAAGACGACCAGCTCCG
Above is a genomic segment from Halorientalis sp. LT38 containing:
- a CDS encoding response regulator; this translates as MSQGSPVVLVVDDNRAIANTYTAFLSDEYDVRTAYDGKEALDELDEGVDVVLLDRRMPEVSGDAVLEEIESRQLDCRVVMLTAVDPDFDIIDMGFDEYLVKPIEREELNEVVNEMLERATYDDDFRRFLALVSKKATLEKEKSSAELEASEEYEKIKRRLQERREQVGVDVTALEENFSEVSGTIKVTEMTDDRDVPDIPGVDEDEAGE